CGCCGCGCTACGGGAGTTCCACCGGGTCCTGCGGCCCGGCGGTCGCCTGCTGCTCGCGCTGGTGAACACCCCGTCGACGACGATAAGCCACGCGGTGCGGGTAGCGTCTCGACTGCTCGGCGAACCGTTCTACTGGCCCAGCACCGCGCAGATGCGGCGCCGGGTGGAATCCGCCGGCTTTCGCGTCGCTGGCCAGCGGCGGGTGTTCCGCCTGGCGGGTACGCTCATCTTCCCGCCGGTATTGACCGACGCTGTCCGCCCCGGCCGCCGGCGGCAGTAGGGGCGTCCCGCAGCGATGGCCGCCGCAGGTCCCCCGGCGCCGCGGCAGATCGCTGCGCTGATCGTTTCGGGTTTCCTCGGTTCGGGGAAGACGACCCTCGTCCGTGCTCTGCTCGGCGATGCGCGTCGGCGCGGACTGCGAATGGCCGTCGTGTCGAACGAGTTCGGCGATCTCGGAATCGACGGCGCGCTGCTCGGCGACAGCCCCGCCGCCTTCGTCGAGCTCGAGGGCGGGTGCGTGTGTTGCCAGTTGTCCAACGAGCTGCGGGATACGCTCGAAATGCTGCGCCGCGAGGTCAATCCCGAGCAGATCGTCGTCGAGACCTCGGGAGTGGCCCTCCCCGGCCAAACGCAGGTCACCTTCTGGCGCGAGCCGATTAACGCATGGGTCGGCGACGACGTCGCCCTGGTCGTCGTCAACGCCGAACAGGTGTTCCACGACCGCGACCTCGAAGGCACGTTTGTCGATCAGGTCACCTCCGCGGATCTGTTGCTGCTCAACAAGATCGATTTGATACCGCCCGATGCACTGGGTACCGTCGAAGCCCGGCTGCGCGCCATCGAACCCGAGACACCGATCCTGCACGCACAATACGGCGACGTCGATCCGGCGGTGTTGTTCCCGCCGGACGTGGACGGTCTTCGTGCGCAACGCCGTGGGGCCGCGGATTTCTCCCCTCGTCACGGGCACGAGCGCTTCACGAGCCGCGAGGTCGCCGTCGAGGACGGCATCGACCCGGCGGTCCTGCTCGACCGTTTGCGGTCGCTCGGTGCTTTGCGGCTGAAGGGCTTCGTTTCGACACGTGCGGGAGTGCGACTGGTTCAGGGCGTGGCCAACCGGATCGAGATCGGGTCACCGCCCGGTCCGGTGCGACCCGATCTGCTCGGTCGCGTCGTGTTGATCGAGCGCGTCAGGGAGTAGGGATCGATGGAGCGACCGATTCGCGCCCGGTGCGCGGGGCGTTGTTGCGTCGAAGTCGAGGGGTGCTGCCGGTGACCGTGGTGACGCGGACGCTGGTCCTTTATCTGGTCAGCCGTTTCTGCACCGCTGCCGCCCTGACCATGTTCAGGGCGGCAGTGGCATGGCACGTCTTCGCGCTCACCGGCTCGGCGTTCCACCTTGGACTCATCGGTCTGGTGCAGTTCGTCCCGGCCCTGGGGCTGAACCTTGTCGGCGGCGCGTTCGCCGACACCTATGATCGCCGTCGCATCATGGTGCGGGCTCAGCTTGTGCCGTTGCTGGCGGGTGGAACGCTATTTGCGGCCACCCGAGCCGGCGTGGTCGACCTACCGATACTCTACGGGCTGATCTTCCTCGTCGCCGTAGCCGCTGCGTTCGACAACCCGGCGCGGGCGGCGCTGCTGCCGACGCTGGTGCCCCGGGAGGCGTTTCCGCGCGTCGTGACCATCGCATCGACGGTGCAGGCTTCGGCCTTCGCGACCGGACCGGCCGTCGGGGGGTTCGTGATCGCCGGGGCTGGAATTGCAACCACGTACGCGGTGTATGCGAGTCTCATCGGGCTGTCGCTGCTGGGACTGACCTTTCTGCGACCGCCGCCGTCGCAGACCCCGAGAGCGAGCTTGAGTCTGGCGGCGGTTCGCGAGGGTTTGGCCTTCGTGCGCGGCAACCACGTCGTCCTCGCTTGCATGACGTTGGACATGTTCGCCGTGATCTTCGGCGGCGCCACGGCATTGCTGCCGATTTATGCGAACGAGATCCTCGGCGTCGGCGCGCGCGGCTACGGCATTCTGAGCGCCGCGCTCGAAGCCGGGGCCTTGCTCACGTCGGTCGTGCTGCTGTGGTTACCGCCCATCCGACGGGCGGGGCGGGCGCTGCTGATTGCGGTCGGCGGGTTCGGATTGGCAACGATCGTCTTCGGTCTCTCGCGTTCGTTCCCGCTGTCGGTGCTGGCCTACATGGCGGTCGGGGTTGCCGATCAGGTTAGCGTGGTGATGCGCGGCACGATCATTCAGCTCGCGACCCCGGATGTCCTGCGCGGTCGGGTGAGCGCGGTCAACTTCATCTTTATCGGGGCATCGAACCAGCTCGGCGCCGTCGAGTCGGGCTTTGTGGCTGCCCTGACGACGGCGACGTTCTCGGTAGTCAGCGGCGGCTTCGGCTGCCTCGTCGTTCTCGGTCTCGTGGCGCTAAAGATGCCGGGGCTGCGGCATTATCGTATCGAGGCCATGCCGCCGTCGTAGCCGCGGGGTCAGTCAATCAGCCTCGAACTCTCCGCCAACCCGGACCTCTCTCCGACTGCACGGGCGTCGTGGCGATCGGGAACTGGAGCAGGCGGCACTCGATGGCGCCGTTGTACAGGACCGTGCGGCGCGTCGCCCGCAGTCCGATGCGCTTGGCGAGCTCCGGGCTACCGGTAAGAACGTATCCCGTCCAACCCGGGAAGCGGCGACGGAGCACGTCGCCGATCTCGGCATAGAGGGCTGCAAGGGCCGCCGATGCCCCGAGACGCTCGCCGTACGGAGGGTTGATCACCAGAACGCCGCCGCCGGCGCGCGTGCCGGACAGAG
This genomic window from Candidatus Binatia bacterium contains:
- a CDS encoding GTP-binding protein; its protein translation is MAAAGPPAPRQIAALIVSGFLGSGKTTLVRALLGDARRRGLRMAVVSNEFGDLGIDGALLGDSPAAFVELEGGCVCCQLSNELRDTLEMLRREVNPEQIVVETSGVALPGQTQVTFWREPINAWVGDDVALVVVNAEQVFHDRDLEGTFVDQVTSADLLLLNKIDLIPPDALGTVEARLRAIEPETPILHAQYGDVDPAVLFPPDVDGLRAQRRGAADFSPRHGHERFTSREVAVEDGIDPAVLLDRLRSLGALRLKGFVSTRAGVRLVQGVANRIEIGSPPGPVRPDLLGRVVLIERVRE
- a CDS encoding MFS transporter, translated to MRRSRGVLPVTVVTRTLVLYLVSRFCTAAALTMFRAAVAWHVFALTGSAFHLGLIGLVQFVPALGLNLVGGAFADTYDRRRIMVRAQLVPLLAGGTLFAATRAGVVDLPILYGLIFLVAVAAAFDNPARAALLPTLVPREAFPRVVTIASTVQASAFATGPAVGGFVIAGAGIATTYAVYASLIGLSLLGLTFLRPPPSQTPRASLSLAAVREGLAFVRGNHVVLACMTLDMFAVIFGGATALLPIYANEILGVGARGYGILSAALEAGALLTSVVLLWLPPIRRAGRALLIAVGGFGLATIVFGLSRSFPLSVLAYMAVGVADQVSVVMRGTIIQLATPDVLRGRVSAVNFIFIGASNQLGAVESGFVAALTTATFSVVSGGFGCLVVLGLVALKMPGLRHYRIEAMPPS